The stretch of DNA GAGATTGCTGTCAAGAACGGCGTCAAGGGCATCGTCGCAGAGTGTGGTGGCGCTTGCTCCTGTGCAACCTGCCACGTTTACGTCGACGATGCATTCGTCGAAGCTGTTGGTGAAGTTTCTGACCTCGAAGACGACATGCTCGATGGTGCCGAATCGGAGCGCCTTCCAGTTTCCCGCCTGTCCTGCCAGATCAAGATGTGTGCAGACCTCGACGGTCTCAAAGTCCGGATTGCCCCTAAGCAGTAATCATCATGAAAGAAAAGATTCTCATCATTGGTGCCGGTCAAGCCGGCATGCAAATAGCCTCGTCGCTGCGCGACGAAGGCTATGCCGGTGATGTCACCATCGTGGGCGAGGAAGCATATGCTCCCTATCAGCGCCCACCGCTGTCAAAGGCCTATCTGGCCGGCGAGATGGATGAAGAATCTTTAGAGTTCCGTAACGAGCACTTCTATGTTGAGAACAACATTGGCGTGGTTACCGGTGAGCAAATCGAGCATGTGGAGTTTGGCCCCAACGGGGGAGTGGCCACAGGCCGCTCGGGAAAAACCTATGCATTCGACAAGCTTGCTCTGACCACAGGTGCAGATCCGCGCAAATTAAAAGTCGACGGAGCTGATCTTGACGGCGTGCTGTACATGCGCCACCTCGACGATGCCAAAGAGCTGAAAAAGCGGTGGGATTCCATTACGAACGTCGTAGTGCTCGGCGGAGGATTTATTGGTCTTGAGGTTGCTGCGGTTGCACAAAAGCATGGAAAGAACGTCACCGTGTTGCAATCCGGTAGCAGGCTCATGGGTCGTGCAGTCTCACCTATCGTGAGTGACTTTTATAAAGCAGCCCATGAAAAACGTGGCACCACCGTCACTCTCAATGCTCAGGTCTCTCGCGTGGTTGGTGACAACGGCAAAGTAACCGGAGTGCAACTAGCTGATGGCTCTGTGGTCCCAGCAGACATTGTCATGGTCGGAATTGGTGTCACCGCACGCGGTGAACTAGCCGACCAGCTGGCGCTAGAGATGGAAGATGGCGTCATCGTTGTCAACGAATATGCCGAAACTTCCAACCCCAATGTTGTTGCCGCCGGTGATGCAGTGATTTTGCCGCACCCACTTGGCCACGAAGGTCAGGTTCGACTTGAATCTGTACAGAATGCTGTTGATCAAGCCAAGGTTGCCGCCAAGACCCTCATGGGAATTCGCGAGCCTTATCGTGCTGTTCCCTGGTTCTGGTCTGATCAGGCAGATCTCAAACTTCAGATTGCTGGCTTGTCTTCTGGATATGACCAGACCGTTATTCGCGGCGATATGGCCGCGGAAAAGTTCTCCGTTCTGTATTACAAGAACGGTTCCCTGTTGGCTATCGACGCTGTCAACGACGTCAGTGACTACATGGCCGTTCGCCGCGCACTTACTGCAGGTGCCACTATTCCTGCAGATGCGGCAGCAGACTCCACCATTGCCCTCAAAACGCTCATCACGGGCGGGGAAGCGTAAAGAAAATGACGATGGAATACACGCATGTCCTTGGAGACATCCCGACCCTCGCTAATGGGGCAAGCCCCCGCGGACAGTGGGAAAACCTTGATGCAGTATGGGTGGCAGTTCGCCCCTACCTGCGCACTCGTGCTAACGACATTCACCTGCCACTGTCGTTCAACTTTGCTGAGCTACTCCTGGACCACCACCCCGAGGCAGATTCACTAGTGACTCGTCTTGCGATACTTCTGCACGACACCGGCTGGGCTCGTGTCGATGAGGAGCGCATCATTTCTGAGGGTTTCCGCAGCGAGAACGCTATGCAGTCTGATATTCGAGTTCTGCACGAAATCGAGGGATGCAACATCGCCCGCGAAGTATTGCCACCCTTGGGATATAGCGATGAGGTCGTCGAGGCAGTGTGCAAGATTATTGACGGCCACGACACTGACCCCAACCATGACGGCATCGAAGATGCCATCATGCGTGATGCTGACCGCCTCTGGCGTTTCCAACCCACCGGTATGGCCTTCTCTGCACTGTGGTTTGGTAAGACACCACAGGAGATTCGCCTCCGTCTTGAAGACACCATCTATGGCCAGCTCATTACTCCCGAGGCACGCGCCATCGCAGAAGTAGAACTTGCTCGTTCCATCGAACTGCTCAAACTCGACGTTATTCAGTAAGGACATCATGACCACGCTCCAGGAATACCACGACGATAACTTCATCAACGGAGATTGGGTTAAGTCCCTCTCCTCCACGAAGATCGAGATTGTCGATCCTTCCACGGAGGAAGTGTGGGGTGCTGTTCCTGCCTCAACCGTTGAAGACATTGACCGTGCTGTTCAGGCAGCCCACGATGCTTTCCGTGGCACAGGATGGAGCGATATCGGCGCCCCCGCACGTGCAGAGATGATGATGCGTCTTGCGGACGAGTTTGAAGCACGCGCTGAGCGCTTGGCCATGATTATTACCAGTGAAAACGGCACTGGAATCACCGAAACGCGTCAGGCGGCAGGTCACGCTGGCAAGCTCCTGCGCTACTACGCAGGCCTTGCCGACTATGTTGACCAGGTTGATGAGCGTCCTTTCCCTGGTGTTGCTGACCAATTCACAGAGGTTGTTCGCCAGCCTCGTGGTGTTGCTGCCTTGATTGCACCTTGGAACTTCCCTGTTGCTCTCGTGATGGTCAAACTTGCTCCGGCACTGATTGCTGGCTGCACAGTGGTCATCAAGCCTGCATCAGAGACGCCTCTGGATCTGCGCATCCTGATGGAAGCAGCCCAGGCCGCAGGTATTCCTGAGGGTGTGCTCAACCTCATTACCTGCAGCCGTGATGTTGTTGGTGCCCTGGTTGAACATCCACTGGTTGCCAAGGTTGCGTTCACCGGGTCGACTGGCGTCGGACGCCTGCTCGCTGAGCAGTGCGGACGCCTGCTTCGCCCGGTCACTTTGGAACTGGGTGGAAAGTCAGCGAGCATCGTGCTTACTGACGCCAACTTGGACTACTTCGCCTCCATGCTCAACCGCACCTGTCTGCGGAACACTGGCCAAACCTGCTACAACTCGACCCGTATTCTTGCGCCACGGTCGATGTATAACGAGGTTGTCGATGCTGTCGCCACCGTTGTGGGAAACACCATTATTGGCGACCCCTTCGACCCTGCAACTGTGTATGGACCTTCTGCTTCACAGAAGCAGGCGGCCACTGTTGCTGAGTACATTCGCATCGGACAAGAAGAGGGCGCACGCGTTGCTGTTGGTGGTTCCGGAATGCCTGAGGGCATTACTCGTGGCTACTACAACAAGCCCACCGTCTTTGCTGATGTGAACAACCAGATGCGTGTGGCCCGTGAAGAGATCTTTGGCCCCGTGCTTGTTGTCATTCCCTATGAGGATGAAAACGATGCTGTCAGCATCGCCAACGATTCGCC from Aurantimicrobium sp. MWH-Uga1 encodes:
- a CDS encoding 2Fe-2S iron-sulfur cluster-binding protein, whose product is MPHVTYISPDGTETTLEARDGDSVMEIAVKNGVKGIVAECGGACSCATCHVYVDDAFVEAVGEVSDLEDDMLDGAESERLPVSRLSCQIKMCADLDGLKVRIAPKQ
- a CDS encoding NAD(P)/FAD-dependent oxidoreductase yields the protein MKEKILIIGAGQAGMQIASSLRDEGYAGDVTIVGEEAYAPYQRPPLSKAYLAGEMDEESLEFRNEHFYVENNIGVVTGEQIEHVEFGPNGGVATGRSGKTYAFDKLALTTGADPRKLKVDGADLDGVLYMRHLDDAKELKKRWDSITNVVVLGGGFIGLEVAAVAQKHGKNVTVLQSGSRLMGRAVSPIVSDFYKAAHEKRGTTVTLNAQVSRVVGDNGKVTGVQLADGSVVPADIVMVGIGVTARGELADQLALEMEDGVIVVNEYAETSNPNVVAAGDAVILPHPLGHEGQVRLESVQNAVDQAKVAAKTLMGIREPYRAVPWFWSDQADLKLQIAGLSSGYDQTVIRGDMAAEKFSVLYYKNGSLLAIDAVNDVSDYMAVRRALTAGATIPADAAADSTIALKTLITGGEA
- a CDS encoding HD domain-containing protein, which codes for MTMEYTHVLGDIPTLANGASPRGQWENLDAVWVAVRPYLRTRANDIHLPLSFNFAELLLDHHPEADSLVTRLAILLHDTGWARVDEERIISEGFRSENAMQSDIRVLHEIEGCNIAREVLPPLGYSDEVVEAVCKIIDGHDTDPNHDGIEDAIMRDADRLWRFQPTGMAFSALWFGKTPQEIRLRLEDTIYGQLITPEARAIAEVELARSIELLKLDVIQ
- a CDS encoding aldehyde dehydrogenase, whose amino-acid sequence is MTTLQEYHDDNFINGDWVKSLSSTKIEIVDPSTEEVWGAVPASTVEDIDRAVQAAHDAFRGTGWSDIGAPARAEMMMRLADEFEARAERLAMIITSENGTGITETRQAAGHAGKLLRYYAGLADYVDQVDERPFPGVADQFTEVVRQPRGVAALIAPWNFPVALVMVKLAPALIAGCTVVIKPASETPLDLRILMEAAQAAGIPEGVLNLITCSRDVVGALVEHPLVAKVAFTGSTGVGRLLAEQCGRLLRPVTLELGGKSASIVLTDANLDYFASMLNRTCLRNTGQTCYNSTRILAPRSMYNEVVDAVATVVGNTIIGDPFDPATVYGPSASQKQAATVAEYIRIGQEEGARVAVGGSGMPEGITRGYYNKPTVFADVNNQMRVAREEIFGPVLVVIPYEDENDAVSIANDSPFGLGGSIFTEDADHGAALARRIESGSVGINFYGSNLAAPFGGWKDSGIGMEYGPEAIGAYTRMKSIHRKR